A single genomic interval of Lodderomyces elongisporus chromosome 8, complete sequence harbors:
- the OPT8 gene encoding OPT super: MTSISEETEFSNIERKPDYLEKLKIPQFTLRATIVGLLIGSVILISNFQFGLQTGWVSMMSLPAALLGFAIFKLTPMSESFSDVENVYVQSIAVAVGTGPLCYGLIGIIPAIEKFLTPEESGLGRSLKFSTGELIIWSMGLGLFGVFFAVPLRKQVVVKEKLPFPSGSATATLISVLHGTEIYEDESDEEKNDDDDDDDDKNDDRENGKNNNQRDSLFDEARVPEIERQTSLTQLLDKTDYRGNMLSLIITFSVSAVYTLASYFIPMLKKLPIFGSWASKNYDWDFQPSPAYIGQGIIMGLPTVSYMLFGAILGWAILAPLAKYQGWAPGDINDWINGGQGWILWSSLSMMVADSLVSFIVLSVKSCISLVNDVKKRRSSSYAHTLELQQSLLVNDESISQSSNQTSISNASFNDHSNYNSNSNSNSNTNFNAHANVSNENDGGSDTIYVERNPIQKAIEVPAEFLISNKFAAIGTALSTVLCVVTLKMIFGDLIPIYASLTAIILAMLFSVLATRTLGVSDINPVSGIGKLSQLIFAFIIPANHPAKILINLISGGVAEAGAQQAGDLMQDLKTGHMIGASPKAQFLAQIIGTIYSVFLSSIMYKVYMSVYTIPNDTFRIPTAVIWIDCARLVTGDGLPPRAMEFSIIFAVIFGLISLVKNTVPTTSKFHKHLVWLPNGVAVGIGIYNTPNFTLARFIGGLIAHFWHMLSDRGRIGMIIFSSGLVLGEGLLSGFTMLLTSLNVPHF; encoded by the coding sequence ATGACGTCGATATCAGAGGAGACAGAGTTTTCCAACATTGAACGCAAGCCCGATTACCTCGAAAAGCTAAAAATACCGCAATTCACTTTGCGAGCCACTATTGTTGGTTTATTGATTGGTTCGGTTATACTCATATCCAACTTCCAATTTGGATTGCAAACAGGATGGGTCTCGATGATGTCGTTGCCTGCTGCATTATTGGGGTTTGCAATTTTCAAACTAACACCAATGTCGGAAAGTTTTTCAGATGTGGAGAATGTTTACGTGCAAAGTATAGCGGTGGCAGTCGGTACAGGACCACTATGCTATGGCCTAATTGGTATTATTCCAGCGATTGAGAAATTCTTGACTCCTGAAGAATCTGGACTAGGACGttctttgaaattttcaacGGGGGAATTGATAATTTGGTCGATGGGGTTGGGGTTGTTTGGTGTATTCTTTGCAGTGCCGTTGCGTAAGCAAGTGGTTGTAAAGGAGAAACTACCATTTCCATCGGGTagtgcaactgcaacattGATTTCTGTGCTTCATGGAACAGAAATATACGAAGACGAAAGtgacgaagaaaaaaatgatgatgacgatgatgatgatgataaaaatGATGATCGTGAAAACgggaaaaataataatcaaCGTGATAGCTTATTTGATGAGGCTCGGGTTCCTGAGATTGAACGTCAAACCTCTTTAACGCAGCTTCTCGACAAGACAGATTATAGAGGCAACATGTTGTCGCTCATTATTACATTTTCAGTTTCCGCAGTATACACGCTCGCATCTTATTTCATACCAATGCTCAAAAAGTTGCCCATCTTTGGTAGCTGGGCCTCGAAAAATTATGACTGGGATTTCCAACCGTCGCCAGCATATATTGGACAAGGTATCATAATGGGTCTTCCCACAGTTTCATACATGTTATTTGGTGCTATATTGGGGTGGGCAATATTGGCTCCTTTGGCGAAATATCAAGGATGGGCTCCGGGCGATATAAATGACTGGATTAATGGTGGACAAGGCTGGATACTTTGGTCGAGTTTGAGTATGATGGTTGCAGACTCACTTGTATCGTTTATTGTCCTTAGTGTTAAGTCATGCATATCCTTAGTCAATGACGTAAAAAAGAGGCGTTCTTCATCTTATGCACATACTTTGGAGTTGCAACAATCGCTTTTGGTCAATGATGAATCTATTAGCCAGAGCTCGAACCAGACGAGCATTAGCAATGCTAGCTTCAATGATCACTCCAACTATAACTCCAACTCCAACTCCAACTCCAACACCAACTTTAACGCTCACGCTAATGTCAGTAATGAAAATGACGGTGGATCAGATACCATATATGTAGAACGAAACCCGATACAAAAGGCTATTGAAGTTCCTGCCGAATTTCTCATCTCAAACAAGTTTGCAGCTATTGGAACAGCACTTTCTACTGTTCTTTGTGTTGTGACATTGAAAATGATTTTTGGCGACTTGATCCCCATATACGCTTCGTTGACTGCAATCATATTGGCAATGCTTTTTAGTGTTTTGGCTACCAGAACACTTGGTGTTTCCGATATAAACCCCGTTAGTGGCATAGGAAAACTTTCGCAATTGATATTTGCATTTATAATCCCTGCTAATCACCCTGCCAAGATCTTGATCAATTTAATCTCTGGTGGTGTAGCAGAAGCAGGAGCACAACAAGCTGGTGATTTGATGCAAGACTTGAAAACCGGACACATGATTGGTGCTTCGCCTAAAGCACAGTTTTTGGCTCAGATTATTGGTACAATATACTCTGTATTTTTGAGTTCAATCATGTACAAAGTCTACATGTCGGTATATACGATTCCAAATGACACTTTCCGTATACCAACAGCTGTCATATGGATTGATTGTGCACGATTGGTAACAGGAGATGGTCTTCCACCTAGAGCTATGGAGTTTTCTATAATATTTGCAGTCATTTTTGGATTAATCTCTTTGGTGAAGAATACGGTGCCTACAACTTCTAAATTCCACAAGCATTTAGTTTGGTTACCCAACGGGGTAGCTGTTGGTATCGGCATATACAACACACCCAATTTCACTCTAGCTAGATTTATCGGTGGTCTTATTGCTCATTTTTGGCACATGTTGAGTGATAGAGGAAGGATTGGAATGATTATATTCAGCAGTGGTTTGGTCTTGGGAGAAGGATTACTAAGCGGTTTCACTATGTTGTTGACGAGTCTCAATGTGCCTCATTTTTAG
- the PBP2 gene encoding PAB1 binding protein, translating into MSDVSPPNDGSNNVLKRKNEDSESIEGSINGDGIPVKQTKRVAFNPEELDLQGEEEDKKHTAPTIGISIDSAVDSNAAANAEDTEDTANEENIGKTEAETEAEAEAQADVDVDVDVDVDAENEQTDQGDEATDIVKDESEPVSSSEGGKNEDIEDNESKEQSKEQSSSDSVSKNEEEDSKDTNTSTSEKPAFGQAQTVQQILQQAALLSDLAPTPASAPEQKSSASGASDNSGASGNSGDSGLSGHSGESDVPNVPNVPNVPSAPKDFKHPRDSRDSRDSRGSRDFRDSRDSFGSVASAQLPAAPTRASGSNSDYRSSSSSSKPFHVEDDASFISVRIICPVKEASTIVGKQGSKINHLREKANVRIQVSENIRDVPERIVTVRGTPENIARAYGLIVRTILSEPEDEPANINSQQYTLKLLIPHALIGFLIGKQGSKFREIEENSAAKLKAAEQPLPYSTDRVLSVSGVGDAIHIAVYYLSLLLNDHQDVLKKHKVILYNPANYRPEGGHANDSHQHQRPPRYHQQPPSGSSQYGMNPMFQNRFDQYQRPPPPHQQHQQQQQSSSHQPQSSQSPYDFSSMFQPAVQPQQPYGGLPPQQAPPAAAAAIPGAMSSGGGMNPQPYTDEFNNTLIGEVIIHPPSSAGDKYNQDVYVANSSIGSVIGRGGNNIKHIRENSGCTYVRIEPDKGQSIMLGGRGLTNIRRLTLTGSLESFDKAIYLINQRINADRERNSR; encoded by the coding sequence ATGTCTGACGTTTCGCCACCCAATGATGGTTCTAATAACGTTTTAAAACGTAAAAACGAAGATTCTGAAAGTATCGAGGGTTCGATCAATGGTGATGGTATTCCTGTGAAACAGACGAAAAGAGTAGCTTTCAATCCTGAAGAACTCGATTTGCaaggtgaagaagaagacaagaAACATACTGCGCCAACTATTGGAATTCTGATTGACTCTGCTGTAGACTCAAATGCTGCAGCAAATGCAGAAGATACGGAAGATACagcaaatgaagaaaatatTGGTAAAACCGAAGCCGAAACCGAAGCTGAAGCCGAAGCCCAAgctgatgttgatgttgatgttgatgttgatgttgatgctgaGAACGAGCAAACTGATCAAGGCGACGAGGCAACGGATATTGTCAAGGATGAATCAGAACCGGTTTCTTCCTCTGAAGGTGGAAAAAATGAGGACATTGAAGACAATGAATCTAAAGAACAATCTAAAGAACAATCTAGCTCTGATTCTGTCTCTAAGAACGAGGAAGAGGATTCGAAAGATACCAATACTTCTACATCTGAGAAGCCTGCATTTGGCCAGGCTCAAACTGTACAACAAATCTTGCAACAAGCTGCCTTATTGTCTGATCTCGCCCCAACCCCTGCTTCTGCTCCTGAACAGAAAAGTTCTGCCTCCGGTGCCTCTGATAACTCTGGTGCATCTGGTAACTCTGGTGACTCTGGTCTTTCTGGCCATTCTGGCGAATCTGATGTTCCTAATGTTCCAAATGTTCCTAATGTCCCAAGTGCTCCTAAAGATTTTAAACACCCTAGAGATTCTAGAGACTCTAGAGATTCAAGAGGTTCAAGAGACTTTAGAGACTCCAGAGACTCATTTGGCTCAGTAGCTTCTGCTCAACTTCCGGCTGCACCTACGCGTGCGTCGGGATCAAATTCTGATTATAGATCGCTGTCCTCTTCGTCAAAACCTTTTCatgttgaagatgacgCCTCATTCATTTCTGTTAGGATAATCTGTCCTGTTAAAGAGGCCAGCACAATTGTTGGAAAACAAGGAAGCAAAATAAACCATCTTAGAGAAAAGGCGAATGTGCGTATTCAAGTTAGTGAAAACATTCGCGATGTTCCAGAACGTATTGTTACTGTTAGGGGTACACCTGAAAACATTGCAAGAGCTTACGGCTTAATTGTAAGAACGATTTTAAGCGAACCTGAAGATGAACCAGCCAACATAAATAGTCAACAATACACTTTAAAGCTACTCATTCCACATGCTTTAATTGGATTTTTGATTGGTAAACAAGGTTCCAAGTTTcgtgaaattgaagaaaactCCGCTGCAAAATTGAAAGCTGCCGAACAACCATTGCCATATTCTACGGACAGAGTCTTGAGTGTTAGTGGTGTGGGTGATGCAATCCACATTGCAGTATACTACCTTTCGTTGCTATTAAACGATCATCAGGATGtattaaaaaaacacaagGTTATATTGTACAATCCAGCTAATTACAGACCAGAAGGTGGCCATGCAAATGACctgcaccaacaccaacgtCCTCCACGTTACCATCAGCAACCTCCATCGGGACTGTCACAGTATGGCATGAACCCTATGTTCCAAAACAGGTTTGATCAATATCAGagaccaccaccaccgcatcaacaacatcaacaacagcagcagctgctgctgcaccAGCCTCAACTGCTGCAACTGCCATATGATTTTTCTTCGATGTTCCAGCCAGCAGTTCAACCTCAACAGCCTTATGGTGGATTGCCTCCGCAACAAGCACCTCCAGCAGCTGCAGCCGCAATTCCTGGCGCTATGTCATCTGGAGGTGGAATGAATCCACAGCCCTACACTGACGAATTCAACAACACCCTCATTGGAGAAGTGATCATCCATCCTCCGCTGCTGGCAGGTGACAAGTACAATCAGGATGTTTATGTTGCCAACTCTCTGATTGGTTCTGTTATAGGAAGAGGTGGTAATAATATCAAACACATTCGTGAAAACAGTGGATGTACATACGTTAGAATTGAACCTGATAAGGGCCAATCCATCATGTTGGGAGGAAGAGGCTTGACAAATATCAGAAGACTCACTTTGACTGGTAGTTTGGAATCCTTTGACAAGGCAATCTATTTGATCAATCAAAGAATCAACGCtgatagagagagaaactctagataa